The proteins below come from a single Aegilops tauschii subsp. strangulata cultivar AL8/78 chromosome 6, Aet v6.0, whole genome shotgun sequence genomic window:
- the LOC109734966 gene encoding cyclin-C1-1, producing MAANFWTSSHSKQLLDPEEVDVVPAADRERGVTPVEFRLVKIHMSFHIWRLAQQVKVRQRVIATAITYFRRVYTRKSMTEYDPRLVAPACLYLASKVEESTVQARLLVFYIKKMCGSDDKYRFEIKDILEMEMKLLEALDYYLVVYHPYRPLLQLLQDAGITDLTQFAWGLVNDTYKMDLILIYPPYMIALACIYIASVLKDKDTTSWFEELRVDMNIVKNISMEILDFYDTYKIDPQRGLQEDKIIPVMNKLPSKA from the exons ATGGCGGCCAACTTCTGGACGTCGTCGCACAG CAAGCAGCTGCTCGACCCGGAGGAGGTGGATGTGGTGCCGGCCGCGGACCGGGAGCGGGGCGTCACGCCCGTGGAGTTCCGCCTCGTCAAGATCCACATGTCCTTCC ATATATGGCGGTTGGCCCAGCAGGTCAAAGTTAGACAAAG AGTCATAGCTACTGCAATCACGTACTTCAGGCGTGTGTACACAAG AAAGAGCATGACAGAGTATGATCCTCGTTTGGTAGCACCAGCTTGTTTGTATTTGGCATCAAAGGTAGAGGAAAGCACCGTGCAAGCAAGGCTTCTTGTATTTTACATCAAGAAGATGTGTG GTTCTGATGACAAGTACCGATTTGAAATCAAAGATATCCTTGAAATGGAAATGAAGCTCCTGGAAGCACTCGACTATTATTTGGTTGTTTACCATCCATACCGTCCTCTTCTACA GTTATTGCAGGATGCTGGCATAACAGATCTGACACAATTTGCCTG GGGCCTTGTCAATGATACTTACAAGATGGATCTCATTCTCATATATCCTCCTTATATGATTGCATTGGCCTGCATATACATTGCAAGCGTTCTTAAAGATAAGGACACAACCTCGTGGTTTGAAGAACTCCGTGTTGACATGAACATT GTTAAGAATATCTCAATGGAAATCTTGGACTTCTACGACACCTACAAGATTGATCCTCAAAGGGGCCTCCAGGAGGACAAGATCATCCCTGTGATGAACAAGTTGCCATCAAAGGCCTGA
- the LOC109734967 gene encoding uncharacterized protein isoform X2 — protein MSNTSGARRAARRQSQDGSADKVVVDLDASSPVAGNHHGLSVFPGARTSPIDVEALDDEVQALSPSQVPPPGVNRRTRGQPVAPFSLDEDAVLEENWRIIRQCATPFYLDDDAAMEDNRRTRSQFLTPLYLDEDAALEAMPSHNMWNKRQRVAPLICLSPEREEGSSLQSNNAMQVSQEPAKVVVPKEPNFTCPVCLNKLVEPSTTKCGHIFCAECIKQAIQFQKKCPTCRKALRKNNFHRIYLPNSDG, from the exons ATGAGTAATACCAGCGGCGCACGGCGTGCCGCGAGGAGGCAATCGCAAGATGGATCTGCTGATAAAGTTGTTGTGGACTTGGATGCAAGCTCGCCGGTGGCGGGGAACCATCATGGGCTCTCGGTCTTCCCTGGTGCACGCACATCACCTATTGATGTGGAAGCTCTCGATGATGAAGTGCAGGCCCTATCGCCTTCACAAGTGCCTCCCCCG GGGGTGAACAGGAGAACTAGAGGGCAACCTGTGGCACCATTTTCTCTGGATGAAGATGCTGTCCTGGAAG AGAATTGGAGAATTATAAGGCAATGTGCGACACCATTTTATCTCGATGACGATGCTGCCATGGAAG ATAATCGGAGAACTAGAAGTCAATTTTTGACACCACTTTATCTGGATGAAGATGCTGCCCTGGAAG CTATGCCTTCTCATAACATGTGGAACAAACGCCAAAGGGTTGCGCCTTTGATATGTCTCTCCCcagaaagggaagaagggtccaGCCTGCAG TCGAACAATGCGATGCAAGTTAGCCAAGAGCCTGCTAAGGTGGTGGTTCCAAAGGAACCGAATTTCACTTGCCCGGTGTGCCTTAACAAGCTGGTGGAGCCTTCGACAACAAAATGTGGCCATATCTTCTGCGCCGAGTGCATCAAGCAAGCCATCCAGTTTCAGAAAAAATGCCCTACTTGCCGCAAGGCCCTGAGGAAGAACAACTTCCACCGTATTTATCTTCCGAACTCAGATGGTTAA
- the LOC109734967 gene encoding uncharacterized protein isoform X1 → MSNTSGARRAARRQSQDGSADKVVVDLDASSPVAGNHHGLSVFPGARTSPIDVEALDDEVQALSPSQVPPPGVNRRTRGQPVAPFSLDEDAVLEENWRIIRQCATPFYLDDDAAMEDNRRTRSQFLTPLYLDEDAALEDNAAMPSHNMWNKRQRVAPLICLSPEREEGSSLQSNNAMQVSQEPAKVVVPKEPNFTCPVCLNKLVEPSTTKCGHIFCAECIKQAIQFQKKCPTCRKALRKNNFHRIYLPNSDG, encoded by the exons ATGAGTAATACCAGCGGCGCACGGCGTGCCGCGAGGAGGCAATCGCAAGATGGATCTGCTGATAAAGTTGTTGTGGACTTGGATGCAAGCTCGCCGGTGGCGGGGAACCATCATGGGCTCTCGGTCTTCCCTGGTGCACGCACATCACCTATTGATGTGGAAGCTCTCGATGATGAAGTGCAGGCCCTATCGCCTTCACAAGTGCCTCCCCCG GGGGTGAACAGGAGAACTAGAGGGCAACCTGTGGCACCATTTTCTCTGGATGAAGATGCTGTCCTGGAAG AGAATTGGAGAATTATAAGGCAATGTGCGACACCATTTTATCTCGATGACGATGCTGCCATGGAAG ATAATCGGAGAACTAGAAGTCAATTTTTGACACCACTTTATCTGGATGAAGATGCTGCCCTGGAAG ATAATGCAGCTATGCCTTCTCATAACATGTGGAACAAACGCCAAAGGGTTGCGCCTTTGATATGTCTCTCCCcagaaagggaagaagggtccaGCCTGCAG TCGAACAATGCGATGCAAGTTAGCCAAGAGCCTGCTAAGGTGGTGGTTCCAAAGGAACCGAATTTCACTTGCCCGGTGTGCCTTAACAAGCTGGTGGAGCCTTCGACAACAAAATGTGGCCATATCTTCTGCGCCGAGTGCATCAAGCAAGCCATCCAGTTTCAGAAAAAATGCCCTACTTGCCGCAAGGCCCTGAGGAAGAACAACTTCCACCGTATTTATCTTCCGAACTCAGATGGTTAA